The Clostridium sporogenes genome contains a region encoding:
- a CDS encoding GNAT family N-acetyltransferase → MTLTKVTDRIYFLENDKEADRALIGYIKWMDEGIEQWNKTDYLNSYPSEYFENCISRKELYVLKCQENREIVGAVALHTYDSRWEYKDSAYYIHNLVTSVNACCVGTVLINNCELVAKNNNKRYLRLDCQASNIKLNEYYERLGFGYVGIIKDGLYVGNKREKII, encoded by the coding sequence ATGACTTTAACAAAAGTTACAGATAGAATTTATTTTCTTGAAAATGATAAAGAAGCAGATAGAGCGTTAATTGGATACATTAAATGGATGGATGAGGGCATTGAACAATGGAACAAAACTGACTATCTTAACTCTTATCCTAGTGAATACTTTGAGAATTGCATTTCAAGAAAAGAGTTATATGTTTTAAAATGTCAAGAGAACAGAGAGATAGTAGGTGCAGTTGCTTTGCATACATACGATAGTCGTTGGGAATATAAAGATTCTGCTTACTATATTCACAATTTAGTTACTTCTGTAAATGCTTGTTGTGTAGGAACAGTTTTAATTAATAATTGTGAATTGGTTGCAAAAAATAATAATAAAAGATACCTAAGACTTGACTGCCAAGCTTCAAATATCAAACTAAATGAATACTATGAAAGATTAGGATTTGGATATGTTGGAATTATTAAAGATGGACTATATGTTGGTAATAAGCGTGAAAAAATAATATAA
- a CDS encoding response regulator transcription factor, whose amino-acid sequence MNNTYKLLIIEDDKNMCEVLSNLLNKWEFEVNICKDFEKIIECFLKYKPDVVLMDINLPVCDGFYWCKKIRQISKTPIIFVSSRDSNMEIVMAINNGGDDFIQKPFNSEVLIAKLQAIIRRTYEYKDEESKVLKCDDLLLNLHNATLLYNEKSLELTKNEMLLLKTLMENKGKGVSRSKLMKKLWDDDIYVNENTLTVNINRLRNRLEKFGIKDLIVTQKGIGYIIL is encoded by the coding sequence ATGAATAATACATATAAATTATTAATAATTGAAGATGATAAAAACATGTGTGAAGTGTTAAGTAATCTTCTAAATAAATGGGAATTTGAAGTGAATATCTGTAAAGACTTTGAAAAAATAATAGAGTGTTTTTTAAAATATAAGCCTGACGTTGTTCTTATGGATATTAATCTGCCAGTTTGTGATGGATTTTATTGGTGTAAAAAGATAAGACAAATATCTAAAACGCCAATTATATTTGTATCTTCAAGGGATAGTAATATGGAGATAGTAATGGCAATCAATAATGGTGGAGATGATTTCATACAAAAGCCATTTAACTCAGAGGTGTTAATTGCAAAATTACAAGCTATTATAAGAAGGACATATGAGTATAAAGATGAAGAATCAAAAGTATTAAAATGTGATGATTTATTATTAAATTTACATAATGCAACTCTTTTATACAATGAAAAGTCCTTAGAACTTACAAAAAATGAAATGCTGCTTTTAAAAACTCTTATGGAAAATAAAGGTAAAGGAGTTTCTAGAAGCAAGCTAATGAAAAAGCTTTGGGATGATGATATATATGTTAATGAGAATACTTTAACTGTTAATATTAATAGATTAAGAAATAGATTAGAGAAATTTGGAATAAAAGATTTAATAGTAACCCAAAAAGGCATTGGATATATAATATTATGA
- a CDS encoding membrane protein — MINVIKTAIVTIIISFISGLLLDHYRNLAPRILCNIGKGIPIDINNKKFNAYIITVRNISSKIIHDITLHVQSPQSNLKITDAKITKGLKFDSSIEDNILDVCIPFLSKDDEFSVTVYVENQHGVNNKPAVIIRSPEKFKEVRSEERKGIFSIFTNIPKNIKEIISDVTKKDETINERNREITNKNNKLGKNKKVMIIAASVVLVVIVGVVSRFYFKGKPADTNTKTPSVETKATKQSNDSKGSTDKTTKGTDVKSSTDGKAKNTDGSSSTGGSSNNADKKPSTGGTNGNTNKKPSTGDTNKSPSTGDTTGNKDADSSTDGTTNGKTDGDSSNSGTTNDGDKNPSTGGGTTGNTDEKPSTDGTKGDTGN; from the coding sequence ATGATAAATGTTATTAAAACTGCAATTGTAACTATAATAATATCATTTATATCTGGGTTACTATTAGATCATTATAGAAATTTAGCACCTAGAATACTATGTAATATAGGAAAAGGTATACCTATAGATATAAATAATAAAAAATTTAATGCATACATTATAACTGTTAGAAATATATCAAGTAAAATAATTCATGATATAACTTTACATGTACAAAGTCCGCAAAGTAACTTAAAAATTACAGATGCTAAAATAACAAAGGGCTTAAAATTTGATTCTTCAATAGAAGATAATATTTTAGATGTATGTATACCTTTTTTGAGTAAGGATGATGAGTTTTCAGTTACTGTATATGTAGAAAATCAGCATGGAGTGAATAATAAACCTGCTGTTATAATTAGATCACCTGAAAAGTTTAAAGAAGTAAGATCTGAAGAACGAAAAGGGATATTTTCAATATTTACTAATATACCTAAAAATATAAAAGAGATAATTTCTGATGTAACCAAAAAAGATGAAACAATAAATGAAAGAAATAGAGAAATAACAAATAAAAACAATAAGCTTGGCAAAAATAAAAAAGTAATGATAATCGCTGCATCAGTTGTTTTAGTTGTAATTGTTGGTGTTGTATCAAGATTTTATTTTAAAGGAAAACCTGCTGATACCAATACGAAAACACCAAGTGTAGAAACTAAGGCTACAAAACAATCTAATGATTCAAAGGGATCAACAGATAAAACAACTAAAGGTACAGATGTAAAATCATCAACAGATGGAAAAGCTAAAAATACAGATGGAAGCTCATCAACAGGTGGCTCAAGTAACAATGCAGATAAAAAGCCATCAACTGGTGGAACAAATGGCAATACGAATAAGAAACCGTCAACCGGTGATACGAATAAAAGTCCATCAACTGGTGATACAACTGGAAATAAGGATGCAGATTCATCAACAGATGGAACAACAAATGGAAAAACAGATGGAGATTCATCAAATAGTGGAACAACCAATGATGGAGATAAAAATCCATCAACTGGTGGAGGAACAACTGGAAATACAGATGAAAAGCCATCAACAGATGGGACAAAAGGAGATACAGGTAACTAA
- a CDS encoding DUF4879 domain-containing protein — protein MGYGNVFTSVDGGEVSCQFKEVKRIPIEEYTSYGKIVAGWMYVYKIDNLTKGIHNVEFICHGTGTPYRCMKATAKINKL, from the coding sequence ATGGGGTATGGCAATGTATTTACAAGCGTGGATGGGGGTGAAGTATCTTGTCAGTTTAAAGAGGTCAAAAGAATACCAATAGAAGAATACACAAGTTACGGGAAAATTGTAGCAGGTTGGATGTATGTTTATAAAATTGATAATTTGACTAAGGGGATACACAATGTTGAATTTATATGTCATGGAACAGGAACTCCATATAGATGTATGAAAGCTACTGCTAAAATAAATAAACTTTAG
- a CDS encoding sigma-70 family RNA polymerase sigma factor — translation MEHVYLIELARLAKKGDKAAFSKLIKIYEKDLYRISIAMLKNDDDALDGMQDAILKAFKSIKNLREPEYFKTWLIKILINSCTSIINKKRKIVVYEEYINKSYEEECFREIDIKDAVNKLDYQLKILIILYYYEDMSLKNISKVLDIPEGTIKSRLSRARGYLKEYLSDNIRSVF, via the coding sequence ATGGAACATGTATACTTAATAGAGTTGGCTAGGCTAGCAAAGAAAGGTGATAAAGCAGCATTTAGTAAGCTCATAAAAATTTATGAAAAAGATTTGTACAGAATATCTATAGCTATGTTAAAAAATGATGATGATGCTTTAGATGGGATGCAGGATGCTATCCTTAAAGCTTTTAAAAGTATAAAAAATTTGAGAGAGCCTGAATACTTTAAAACATGGTTAATAAAAATCCTTATTAATAGTTGTACATCAATTATTAATAAAAAAAGAAAAATTGTTGTATATGAAGAGTATATAAATAAGTCCTATGAAGAAGAATGTTTCAGAGAAATTGATATAAAAGACGCAGTAAATAAACTTGATTATCAACTTAAAATACTTATAATTCTTTACTATTATGAAGATATGTCCTTAAAAAATATAAGTAAAGTTTTGGATATTCCAGAAGGAACTATAAAATCAAGATTATCTAGAGCTAGAGGATATTTAAAAGAATATTTAAGTGATAATATAAGGAGCGTGTTTTAA
- a CDS encoding cupin domain-containing protein has product MYNPYGMYPCFYCFGIPMYNSDGGMNNPYDTYPYYNQMNRSNYNELEFNNNIQFDDAMCDPTYLYARSLDKKNSINLKDYGPRPFVVDIEEATKQNNTFRTALWTGKHLQVTLMSINVGDDIGLEMHPDVDQFIRVEEGQGLVKMGSNKDRMNFQAEVYDDFAIMIPAGTWHNIINTGNKPLKVYSIYAPPEHPHGTVHKTKADAEAAEENHH; this is encoded by the coding sequence ATGTATAACCCTTATGGTATGTATCCATGTTTTTATTGTTTTGGAATACCAATGTATAATTCAGATGGAGGTATGAATAATCCTTATGATACCTACCCATATTATAATCAAATGAATAGATCAAATTATAATGAATTAGAATTTAATAATAACATTCAATTTGATGATGCAATGTGTGACCCAACATATTTATATGCACGTTCATTAGATAAAAAGAATTCAATAAATTTAAAGGATTATGGTCCACGACCTTTTGTAGTTGACATAGAGGAAGCTACTAAACAAAATAATACTTTTCGTACCGCTTTATGGACAGGAAAACATCTACAAGTTACTTTGATGAGTATTAATGTAGGTGATGATATAGGATTAGAAATGCATCCAGATGTTGATCAGTTTATACGTGTTGAAGAAGGCCAAGGTCTTGTTAAAATGGGAAGTAATAAGGACAGGATGAATTTTCAAGCAGAAGTTTATGATGATTTTGCAATTATGATACCTGCTGGTACATGGCATAATATCATTAATACAGGAAATAAACCACTTAAGGTTTATTCTATTTATGCACCACCAGAACATCCACATGGAACAGTTCATAAAACCAAGGCAGATGCAGAAGCTGCTGAAGAGAACCACCACTAA
- a CDS encoding ABC transporter ATP-binding protein, which produces MKKIVEISKLIKDYGRLTNQYKVLKGIDLEINEGEFISIMGPSGSGKTTLLNIMSTIDKATSGMVIIDSKDVNSLREDELARFRRDVIGFVFQDFNLLDSMTIRDNIALPLTLNSEKTEIILERINKLTKLLGIEKHLDKYPYQLSGGQKQRAAICRALITSPKVIFADEPTGALDSKSSVEVLECFTNINKSYNTTIVMVTHDARAASYADRIMFLKDGSISGELYSNGNKSEMFKKILNMIAVMGGESNELI; this is translated from the coding sequence ATGAAAAAAATAGTAGAGATATCAAAATTAATTAAGGATTATGGAAGATTAACTAATCAATATAAGGTATTAAAGGGAATAGATTTAGAGATTAATGAGGGAGAATTTATTAGTATAATGGGTCCTTCAGGGTCAGGAAAGACAACCCTTTTAAATATCATGTCAACAATAGATAAAGCAACTTCTGGTATGGTTATAATTGATAGTAAAGATGTAAATAGTCTAAGAGAAGACGAATTAGCTAGGTTTAGAAGGGATGTAATAGGCTTTGTTTTTCAAGATTTCAATTTGTTAGATAGTATGACAATAAGAGATAATATTGCACTACCCCTAACACTAAACAGTGAAAAGACAGAGATAATACTGGAAAGGATCAATAAACTAACAAAGCTCTTAGGAATAGAAAAACACCTAGATAAATATCCTTATCAATTATCGGGAGGACAAAAGCAAAGAGCAGCAATTTGTAGAGCATTAATTACATCTCCAAAGGTAATTTTTGCAGATGAGCCAACTGGTGCTTTAGATTCTAAATCATCTGTAGAAGTTCTTGAGTGCTTTACAAATATTAATAAAAGTTATAATACCACAATTGTGATGGTAACTCATGATGCCAGGGCTGCAAGTTATGCAGATAGAATAATGTTTTTAAAGGATGGGAGTATAAGTGGTGAGTTATATAGCAATGGAAATAAAAGTGAGATGTTTAAAAAGATCCTTAATATGATAGCAGTGATGGGAGGAGAAAGCAATGAACTCATTTAA
- a CDS encoding dihydrofolate reductase family protein: MKRKIILNLAMSIDGYIASKDGGFDWIVGDGDEKLDTEDKWDYDNFLNDVDTVVMGKNCYDQSFHNDFNDKKVYVATSQKLQDYGNIHFINGDICKVIEEEKEKEGKDIFLFGGGGLVDNFIKSNIIDEYIIGIIPTILGKGRPLFLESNPKIDLHLDQYIMDKGVVILRYSKR; encoded by the coding sequence ATGAAAAGAAAAATAATATTAAATTTAGCAATGAGCATAGATGGATATATAGCATCAAAAGATGGTGGATTTGATTGGATAGTTGGAGATGGAGATGAAAAATTAGATACTGAAGATAAATGGGATTATGATAATTTTTTAAATGATGTGGATACTGTAGTTATGGGAAAAAATTGTTATGATCAAAGCTTCCATAATGATTTTAATGATAAAAAAGTATATGTAGCAACTTCACAAAAATTACAAGATTATGGTAATATACATTTTATAAATGGTGATATATGCAAAGTAATAGAAGAAGAGAAAGAAAAAGAGGGTAAAGATATCTTCTTATTTGGTGGCGGAGGTCTCGTAGATAATTTTATTAAATCAAATATTATTGATGAGTATATAATTGGAATAATTCCTACAATATTAGGCAAAGGTAGACCTTTATTTTTAGAGAGTAATCCTAAAATAGATTTACATTTAGATCAGTATATTATGGATAAGGGCGTTGTAATATTAAGATATTCAAAAAGATAA
- a CDS encoding alpha/beta fold hydrolase, which yields MLKKIIKILRNILIVILALLIIISIVGQVRKYLEKDDVKPLGVLVNVDGKKMHVYSEGYGKKTIVLMPGLGSIAPAIDFKPLINEFKKDFRVVVVEPFGYGFSEETLKERTVENIVDETRMALKKARIDGPYILMPHSISGVYAQYYASAYPKEVESIIMLDTTLVKACLEDSDKVDLAMGKKQLILATLGNFLGIDRVYYNSIYKNENCFSESDKKKLVKMGVKNPFNKTMENEVDMILKNCETVNKSKMPKDLPILKFVAIKCIKDINNEKYTKAINKNINEFKEYTKFSYCVLEGGHYIYYTKSRDIGKEIREFLAKYGN from the coding sequence ATGCTTAAAAAAATAATAAAAATATTAAGAAACATTCTTATTGTGATATTAGCATTGCTAATAATTATTTCTATAGTAGGTCAAGTCCGAAAATATTTAGAGAAGGATGACGTTAAACCGTTAGGGGTATTAGTGAATGTTGATGGTAAAAAAATGCATGTATATTCTGAAGGATATGGAAAGAAGACAATTGTTTTAATGCCAGGTTTAGGAAGTATAGCGCCCGCAATTGATTTTAAGCCATTAATTAATGAATTTAAAAAGGATTTTAGAGTAGTTGTTGTTGAACCTTTTGGTTATGGTTTTAGTGAAGAAACTTTAAAGGAACGAACTGTAGAAAATATTGTTGATGAAACAAGAATGGCATTGAAGAAAGCAAGGATAGATGGTCCATATATACTTATGCCTCACTCAATATCAGGGGTATACGCCCAGTACTATGCATCAGCTTATCCAAAAGAAGTAGAAAGCATAATTATGTTAGATACAACCTTAGTTAAGGCATGTTTAGAGGATTCAGATAAAGTTGATTTAGCTATGGGTAAAAAACAATTGATTTTAGCTACTCTGGGAAATTTTTTAGGAATAGATAGAGTATACTATAACAGTATTTATAAAAATGAAAATTGTTTTTCGGAAAGTGATAAAAAGAAGCTAGTGAAGATGGGAGTTAAAAACCCATTTAATAAAACTATGGAAAATGAAGTTGATATGATATTGAAAAATTGCGAAACAGTAAATAAAAGTAAAATGCCAAAGGACTTACCCATACTTAAATTTGTTGCAATCAAATGTATTAAGGATATAAATAATGAAAAATATACAAAGGCAATTAATAAAAATATAAATGAATTTAAGGAATATACTAAATTTAGTTATTGTGTTTTAGAGGGAGGGCATTATATTTACTATACAAAATCAAGAGATATTGGAAAAGAAATTCGAGAGTTTTTAGCTAAATATGGTAATTAA
- a CDS encoding DUF4179 domain-containing protein, with the protein MENNFEKELKELIKNSEDIKVPPKISAGVDELLDNLQSNSTNGKKVVIKRISIVVILVLIFLTGFVSTFPTLAAEIPIINKLAGNKSLFNKIESSEYGDEFKNLSKLNNVSVEINKGVSRKGITITIKEIAYDEAAFYVVYEVSLDKKLKNKEYLNNLRSNVKVNGKSYEASAQIPLNSDDKKTTITEVFAVTGGDTIPDKFDFNINFIQDDNSKESWNFKIPLIKQNLQNKVDILRVNQNIRDGFNSMKIVKLSSSPAYLSLLAKFKKYEPDKYDYIIMDSKGNEYEQVDIGGIVEKKFSTDVTFFYKQIEKNKLESITILKSKVEKYSPNKLKNVQYIPLNSKLPIDISVGKGKKVTVNSISQKNDQLEIMFTAKEIPLYTFGFEGGISIYDKTMDKKDKEAYDIIRMNVLGNNRYKSIIPIKRGINKNDKFIEYDRDINKAFICIGNYDEMYKEIGKIDLKK; encoded by the coding sequence ATGGAAAATAATTTTGAAAAGGAATTAAAAGAACTTATAAAAAACAGTGAAGATATAAAAGTTCCGCCTAAAATATCAGCAGGAGTGGATGAACTTTTAGATAATCTACAATCTAATAGTACTAATGGTAAGAAAGTTGTCATAAAAAGAATAAGTATAGTAGTAATATTAGTTTTAATTTTTTTAACTGGTTTTGTTAGTACTTTTCCAACTTTAGCAGCCGAAATACCAATTATTAATAAACTTGCAGGTAATAAATCTTTATTTAACAAGATAGAATCTAGTGAATATGGAGATGAATTTAAAAATTTATCTAAATTAAATAATGTGTCAGTTGAGATAAATAAAGGAGTTTCTCGCAAAGGAATTACTATAACAATAAAAGAAATAGCATATGATGAAGCAGCTTTTTATGTAGTTTATGAAGTTAGTTTAGATAAAAAATTAAAAAATAAAGAGTATTTAAATAACTTAAGGTCAAATGTAAAAGTAAATGGCAAAAGTTATGAAGCTAGTGCACAAATTCCATTAAATTCTGATGATAAAAAGACTACAATTACAGAGGTATTTGCAGTAACTGGTGGAGATACAATTCCAGATAAATTTGATTTTAATATTAATTTTATTCAAGATGATAATTCAAAGGAAAGCTGGAATTTTAAAATTCCGCTAATAAAACAAAATTTACAAAATAAAGTTGATATTTTGAGAGTAAATCAAAATATAAGAGATGGTTTTAATTCAATGAAAATAGTAAAGCTATCAAGTTCACCAGCATACTTATCACTGTTAGCAAAATTTAAAAAATATGAACCAGATAAATATGACTATATAATAATGGATTCAAAAGGAAATGAGTATGAACAAGTAGATATAGGAGGTATAGTAGAAAAAAAGTTTTCAACTGATGTTACATTCTTCTATAAGCAAATTGAAAAAAATAAATTAGAAAGTATTACTATATTAAAATCAAAGGTTGAAAAATATTCTCCAAATAAGCTTAAGAATGTACAATATATACCATTAAATTCTAAATTACCAATTGATATTTCAGTAGGTAAGGGTAAAAAGGTTACAGTTAATTCAATAAGTCAAAAAAATGATCAACTTGAAATCATGTTTACTGCAAAAGAAATTCCATTATATACTTTTGGATTTGAAGGTGGAATAAGTATTTATGATAAAACTATGGATAAGAAAGATAAAGAAGCTTATGATATTATACGTATGAATGTTTTAGGTAATAATAGATATAAATCTATCATACCTATAAAGAGGGGGATAAATAAAAATGATAAATTTATAGAGTATGATAGAGATATTAATAAAGCATTTATATGTATAGGCAATTATGATGAAATGTATAAGGAAATTGGAAAAATAGATTTAAAAAAATAA
- a CDS encoding FtsX-like permease family protein: MNSFKLSFKLFKDNIKVYKLYLLITIVSVAAFYNFLEIENNEAFISVSERFQAASVASISCGFILVCTVIYFIFNADKFFLLNRQKETALYMLMGVTQSKIGQVFAIESLFLGVVSIFSGLAFGIILSKLFFMLLAKSIFLNVAIPFKISLDSIFTVILVFSCIFVVIGYRKYRVIKKSKLIDMINAAKRKEDLPKLRYFKGISGVLLILAGYIVGVMIKSWELDLMISSVTVLLYVSAGTYLFFGSFMSIVLNKIIKNKKLVYKNVMLVSISNVYFRLKGNYRNLAMTAILCAAAITAFGASLSFNEVAKREAIKQSPYSFSYESDDEKSKEKVVEIIKQSNHQLIGINENKFFLGKVKYKDYHKKVDYNREAIIISYSALKKNLEFLHYKVKDNIEPKGKEAVFIASATTLSSTFNVVEKEIEINDKEFVIKTQEEVPFTGIIDKLGTKNIYVLEDSEYEKVRKGFNEISLNCVQISKKVDSKQLILDIKKVIHQGKVYPPINEYTWDYYAMEIFHFLGMVMSIIFILSTFSTIYFKILKDAFMDKEQYITLKKVGMSKEEIKKSVYVQVAISFILPCSTAILHSIIAMKMLEQVMNFSFNLQLIISLGLYSITMILFYIFISNNYVNMVYEEGDNNA; this comes from the coding sequence ATGAACTCATTTAAACTATCATTTAAGCTTTTTAAGGATAACATAAAGGTATATAAACTTTATTTGCTTATTACAATTGTTTCTGTGGCAGCTTTTTATAACTTTTTAGAAATAGAAAATAATGAAGCATTTATTTCCGTAAGCGAAAGATTTCAGGCAGCAAGTGTAGCAAGTATTTCCTGTGGTTTTATTTTAGTATGCACAGTAATATATTTTATATTTAATGCAGATAAGTTTTTCCTATTAAATAGGCAAAAAGAGACTGCCTTATATATGTTAATGGGAGTTACCCAATCAAAAATCGGACAAGTATTTGCAATAGAAAGTTTATTCCTTGGAGTTGTTTCTATATTTAGTGGACTTGCATTTGGAATAATCTTATCTAAATTATTTTTTATGCTTTTAGCAAAATCAATCTTTTTAAATGTAGCAATACCTTTCAAAATTTCATTAGATTCTATTTTTACAGTTATTTTAGTATTCTCATGTATTTTCGTAGTAATAGGTTATAGGAAATATAGAGTAATAAAGAAAAGTAAACTTATAGATATGATTAATGCTGCAAAGAGAAAAGAAGATCTTCCAAAGCTAAGATATTTTAAAGGGATTTCAGGGGTGCTATTAATTTTAGCTGGATACATAGTTGGTGTTATGATTAAAAGCTGGGAGTTAGATTTGATGATTTCATCTGTGACAGTATTGTTATATGTTTCAGCTGGAACTTATCTTTTCTTTGGAAGTTTCATGTCTATAGTTCTTAATAAGATAATTAAAAATAAGAAGCTGGTATACAAAAATGTTATGTTAGTAAGCATTTCTAATGTGTATTTTAGACTAAAGGGGAATTATCGAAATTTAGCTATGACTGCAATATTATGTGCAGCAGCTATAACAGCCTTTGGAGCAAGCTTATCTTTTAATGAAGTTGCCAAAAGAGAAGCTATTAAACAATCTCCATATAGTTTTAGCTATGAAAGTGATGATGAAAAATCAAAAGAAAAAGTAGTAGAGATAATTAAACAATCTAATCATCAGCTGATTGGAATTAATGAAAATAAATTTTTTTTAGGAAAGGTTAAGTATAAAGACTACCATAAAAAAGTAGATTACAATCGTGAAGCCATAATAATAAGCTATTCAGCATTAAAAAAGAACTTAGAATTTTTACATTATAAAGTAAAAGATAATATTGAACCAAAGGGAAAAGAAGCTGTTTTTATAGCAAGTGCAACAACATTATCATCGACCTTTAATGTTGTAGAAAAAGAAATAGAAATAAATGATAAAGAGTTTGTTATAAAAACACAAGAAGAAGTTCCCTTCACTGGAATTATAGATAAATTAGGAACAAAAAATATATACGTATTAGAAGATAGTGAATATGAAAAGGTAAGGAAAGGTTTTAATGAGATATCATTAAATTGCGTTCAAATAAGCAAGAAGGTAGATTCAAAACAATTAATCTTAGATATAAAGAAAGTCATACATCAAGGCAAAGTATATCCACCTATTAATGAATATACATGGGATTATTATGCAATGGAAATATTTCATTTCCTTGGGATGGTAATGTCTATAATATTTATACTATCAACCTTTAGTACAATATATTTTAAAATATTAAAGGATGCATTTATGGATAAAGAACAGTATATAACATTGAAGAAAGTAGGAATGAGTAAAGAAGAAATAAAAAAATCTGTATATGTGCAAGTTGCAATCTCATTTATTTTACCTTGTAGTACAGCAATATTACACAGCATTATTGCTATGAAAATGTTAGAACAAGTAATGAATTTTTCTTTTAATCTTCAGTTAATAATTTCCTTAGGATTATATTCAATAACAATGATTTTATTCTATATTTTTATTAGTAATAATTATGTGAATATGGTTTATGAAGAAGGTGATAATAATGCTTAA
- a CDS encoding sensor histidine kinase codes for MKIMDYIKINKIWLISNSIIFIILNCILYSSSTINKSFQDIMYMDILILLIVLIAFIYGFVKEKNKYSNILKYSYELDNKIKDFHLNVFSNMLEKQKLEHLKKEEKLKSNINDFEDYITKWVHDIKINIAVIYLLLENFEEEKFQKIICEMKQMEFSVNQVLYVTRANNYNLDIKSEQVAVKDEIKKAIKENAEFFINKNIEIMLEVPEFSIISDRKWIYYILSQIINNSSKYTNGNGQLYIFSKEDSKAYYLYIKDNGIGIPKEDINRIFNKGFTGKNGRRTKSTGIGLYYAKKMCNNLNIDLKVESEEGEYTEFVLSFYKLADYFNITPMSQ; via the coding sequence ATGAAGATAATGGATTATATTAAGATTAATAAAATATGGTTAATAAGCAATTCAATAATTTTTATAATTCTTAATTGTATATTATATAGTAGTAGTACTATAAATAAGAGTTTCCAAGATATTATGTATATGGATATACTTATTTTATTAATAGTACTTATAGCTTTTATCTATGGTTTCGTAAAAGAAAAGAATAAATACAGTAATATTTTAAAATATAGCTATGAATTAGATAATAAAATAAAGGATTTTCATTTAAATGTATTTTCAAATATGCTGGAAAAGCAAAAGCTTGAGCATTTAAAGAAGGAAGAAAAATTAAAAAGCAATATAAATGATTTCGAAGACTATATTACAAAATGGGTTCATGACATTAAAATTAATATTGCTGTTATTTATCTATTATTAGAAAATTTTGAAGAGGAGAAATTTCAAAAAATAATTTGTGAAATGAAACAAATGGAGTTTAGTGTAAACCAAGTTCTATATGTTACAAGGGCAAACAATTATAATTTAGATATAAAAAGTGAGCAAGTAGCAGTAAAAGATGAAATTAAAAAGGCAATAAAAGAAAATGCAGAGTTTTTCATAAATAAAAACATTGAAATAATGTTAGAAGTTCCAGAGTTTAGCATAATAAGTGATAGAAAGTGGATTTACTATATACTTTCCCAAATTATTAATAATAGCAGCAAGTACACTAATGGAAATGGACAACTATATATCTTTAGCAAGGAGGATAGTAAAGCTTATTATCTATACATTAAAGACAATGGAATTGGTATTCCAAAGGAAGATATAAATAGAATATTCAATAAAGGATTTACAGGAAAGAATGGAAGAAGAACTAAATCGACTGGTATTGGTTTATATTATGCAAAAAAGATGTGCAATAACTTAAATATAGATTTAAAGGTGGAAAGTGAAGAGGGGGAGTACACTGAATTTGTTTTAAGTTTTTACAAATTAGCAGATTACTTTAATATTACACCAATGTCACAATAG